AAACTCTGCAGTGGACGCTCTTCTCTTCAACAAGAGTTCGGATCGAACAGAAGAGCAGGAGATATACTTATAGACCAAGAAAAAAATAGCCCGATTAGAACAAACTGTAGTAGTAATAAAGAAGAATATAATATCaaccaattaaaataaaattctcaAGAGAATTACACCGAAAGGGGCTTAATTGATACAATAAGACAAACTACTGTTTGAGATCTCGAGGATCTTGAATATCAAATAATGCAAATTATAAATTAGAATGAGCACACAGCAACAAAAGCCGACCCTTTGGGGAAGCACACATAAGATTTTGGGAGAGAAAACAGAAATCCTTCAAATAAGAGGATGAAAAGGATCTAAAAATCAAGGAAATGGTGAAAATTGATAGAAGTGAATGGTTTGATCATTACTAGTAGTAGGTTGCTGGAGGAGGTGAAGCATGGGTGGCAGATTGCTCGTATTTTGCAGGTGGTGGAGGTGAGGCATAGGCGGGAGTTTGCTTATAGTAATTCGTTGGTGGTGGAGGTGAGTAGTATGATGGCAATTTTTCATTGATCTTTGGCAGAGATGGTAAGTCGTAAGTTATAGGTGATTGCTCGTAGTATTTTGGTGGAGGTGGAGGAGATTTGTAGGAAGGTGTAGATTCTTTGTAGTACGGTGGAGGGGGAGACTTATAATTGATTGGTGATTGCTCATAGTATtttggtggtggtggtggagaGTTGTATGACAATGGTTGCCCATAGTATTTTGGTGGAGGTGGAGGAGATTTGTAAGAAGATTGTGATTGCTCGTAGTATTTTGGTGGGGGTGGAGGTGACTTAGGTGATTGCTCATAGTATGTTGGAGGAGGTGGAGGTGACTTGTAATACGAAGGTGATTTCTCATAATAAGTTGGTGGTGGTGGAGATTTATAATAAACTGGGGACTTGTAATATTTTGGTGGTGGCGGAGACTTATAATATTTAGAGGGAGCAGGCGATTTGTAGTACTTTGCTGGTGATGGCGACTTGTAGTATTTTACGGGAGCTGGCGACTTGTAGTAGTTCTTTGAAGGAGCTGACGACTTGTAGTATTTTGCGGGAGTTGGCGACTTGTGGTATTTTGCGGGAGCTGGTGCTTTGTAGTATTTTGCAGGAGCTGGCGCTTTGTAGTATTTTGCATGTGATGGCGACTTGTAGTAGTTCTTTGAAGTTGCTGGCGACTTGTAGTATTTTACGGGAGTTGGCGACTTGTAGTAGTTCTTTGAATGAGCTGGTGACTTGTAGTATTTTGCGGGAGCTGGCGCCTTGTAGTATTTTGCGAGAGTTGGCGCCTTGTAGTATTTTGCGGGAGCTGGCGATTTGTAGTATTTTGTGGGAGCTGGCGACTTGTAATATTTTACGGGAGCTGGAGATTTGTAGTATTTTGCGGGAGATGGTGACTTGTAATAGTGCTTTGCAATAGCAGGTGACTTATAGTAAGGAGTAGGTACTGAGTACTTGGGTGGAGATGGTGATTTGTAATACTTCTTAGAGGTGTAAGAAGGTGAGGGAGAAGCATACCCATAAGAGTAATCAGCAACAACAGTGCTGGCTATAAAGCAAATTACCAAAGCAGTTACAAGTAAAGGCAATTGCCCCAACTTCCCTAAGCTTGTCATTTTGCTTATGCAGCCAACAATACttagaaaaagaatgaaaagaagtTAAACTTGTCTTGAATAGTGAGTAGGGAGCTTTGGCTTTTATATAGGAACAATATTATCATTTTAGGTTTGTGTTATTGGCACCCACTAACATTATAGCTAAGTCAAAATATATATGGGCTCGAACTTTTCTATAATTGCTTCATGGTTAGCCACTAAGATGATATAGCATAGTCCAAATAAATAATAGGCAATTACTAAGTGGTTAGCTTTTTTCTGGTGGCAGAAAAAATAATTTACAGATAATAAATATTAAAAGCGGAGAAAAAAAATAAGGATGCCACGACTTGCATCTCATTAGCGAATAATTAAGTTGACTTGTACGAATAATTACGGTATATTGAATTTGAAGTTCGGGATATTCCATGGATTATCTATCCCGCCTCTGATAGATTATTATTATACTGAAACTCCATTATATTATACTgtaactccagcataatatattggaactCCGATATAATTTTTCCAAATTTTGAACtgtgttttcgttcaaatttatttttacatgaaaagtggctaaatttcgattacttttgaaactatggctatttttgaatcTCCCTAGATAATACCACCATTTTGGTATTAACTCTATATCCATGGATTATCTATCCTGCCTCTGGTAGATAATACCACCATTTTGGTATTAGTTGTCACACCCCAATTGAGGCGATTTTCACATACTTGGATTGGATAAGTGTTTTTGAATCGGATTGATTATTATTCATCATTCTATCtttgtttttggcatttgattggtAGATCTAAGAGAGAAATATTAGGGGTTTTGGCAAAACTTTTCTAAAGTAAAAAATGGAGACTTGAACCCCGATTTAGAGTCGGTTTTGGATGAAACTTGTATATTTGGAGTCGTATTCGAATGGGTTTTGGATGAAACTTTTCTACCTGCATATAGTGATATTGCCAAATGTATCAAGACAAGAACTAAAATTCAGAGCTCaggaaaagggaaaagagaaaataaaaaggaatgcTAGGAAGGATTAAGCAGAAAATGTTTATTACCGGCAAAAGAATTATATCTAGCAATACAGCTGCAGTTAAAAACTATAATAAGGTCTGTAGCTGCTTTTCGATGCCAGAATTTTCACAACAGATTGTCTCTAGTAATGACTGCCACACCTGGATATTTGGAGTCGAGGCTAGAGAGATCATGTCCTCCAAACACATTATTGCAGTGTGTAAATCACCTACTTGGCAAAGACCTTTGATAAGAGAATTCAAAGTCTCAACTCTAGGCCAAAAGGAATTGCTTGACATTTGCTCCAATATCTTACTTGCTTCAACATATTTACCATCTTTACATAACCCATCTACCAAAGTTTCATAAGTCTCATAGTTTGGCGCGCAACCTACTTGCCTAGACATCCTTTCCAAATACTTAACAGCTGAAGTAGATTTTCTTTCATGGCATAGGCCTTTTATAACACCATTATACAACTTAATATTTGGAACACAGTTTTTCTGCATCATCTCAGAATCAATGACCACAACTGCCTCATCAACCTGGCCATCACGACACAATGCAGATACCTTAGCTTCATAAATCCACACCGATGGTTTGAAGCCTCTGTGATGCATTTCCTTCAGAACCTTGTTACCTTCATCAATCTTTCCTTCAGCGTAAAAGTCAATGGCCATTGCACTGTAGCTATCTGAACTGGGAACTATGCCTCTTATCAGAGCTTCATTAATCAACACTTTCATATCTTCTGTATCTGCACCATTTTGGCATCGAAAATGATCAATCTGCTTGTAGCATCTTTTCGGAGCTTTAAGTCCTTTCCGCAGTACCTTCCCGAGAATACTAATGGCTTCCTCCCCTTCTTCATTGTCGCATAATGCTTCCAATAGAGTCCGATATACAACAACATCTTCACCACTACCCTTTTGAGATATCCTCCAGAACATTGAGTACAACAGATGAGTAGCCTCATTGAGCCGCTTTTCTTCACACAGACCCCTCATCAAGATCCTATAACTCTCTTTGTTTGGATAGCAGTTCTGGTAACTCATCTCTTGGAAAATATGCAATGCAAGGTCTGACCGTTTCAATTTACAAAGAacattcatcaacaaatttaagaaATAGGCCCGAGACTTCACTTCCCATCTACAAGAGTTCTCAAGGAATAACTGATAAACTGATTCTAGCTTAGATTCTTCTACCAATATCTCCAAAAGAGTATTCAAAGATCTTGTCCAATCTATACAATTGAACTCCGGAAGAGACTTAAAAAGAGACATGGCTTCATTTGTTAATCCAGCTTGTGCATAACTACTAATGGCACTCACAAATATTGAGTCATGACACTCACATGAGTCATCTTTCATCTGATTAATTACTCTCTTCATCTCAGCTGTTCTACCTGATCTGCCTAAAATATTAATCATAGTGCCATAGACAGGACCATTATGATGGTAAGTTGGATACTTGAATTTTGCTTCGTCAAAGAGTTGAAGCGCTTTTAGTGGGTTCTTCTGGCTCTGTATTATCTGTGAGAGCTGCTTCGGCGTTAAAACCCTTGGCCATCTTATGCCCATTAGCAGCAGCAAACTTGATGGATTCTGAAACAATAAAGAAGAGAAACTATTATAAAAGGATGACGATTTCATAAGAAAGTCGAGACAGGGCGTAACACTTACAAACCTCAAGTTGACATCCAAATTCAGCTCGGTTTCACAATTGAAACATAACAACATACAAGATAATATCAATTTAAGTCCATGGCAGTACGCGACATATACTTATCATCCTTATTATTTTCCAACTAAAGTAGACTTAGGCAGTTCTAATTGGCATATAACATCTTCTTTTAATAGTAAAATTGAGAGTGATATTGAGAAAGCACGGCAGCAGGACTCAAGCAAACAAATAATACATCCAACAATCGTGCCAATCTATCAACTAACATTCCGGTGTGCTAACTTGCACTGCCAACGACACTATGACAGGAGGACGCACGCACACCCATCACTAAGTTCATGCTCTACCCAGTGGCGGAGCCAGAAGTTTAACTAAGGGGAGTCCAAATATAAATAAGTAAGCACACAAAGAAATCAAGGGGAGTCAATGTatattatatatacataaaattaaGCATTTAACGTGTTTACACCATGTAATTTTCCGAAGAAGGGTGTAAATTGACTCCCCTTGCCAATGAGTGGCTCCACCACTGGCTCTACCCTAGTCAAGTAGGCCGTGGTTACTCAGAACTTCACCAGCGGGCTCACTTTGTCCCCTGCGACAATTCATCAAACATGTTGTGTGTAGTTTAGTGAGTGAGTTTCGCGCATGCGAAAGAACCCCGACACCCTCCCAAATCCACATGGGAATTCAAGTTTATAGGAAAAGAGCACATCCAGCACCACAATTCAGTCACCGCATCACACTGAAATCACCAGCAGACATAAACCTCACACCCCTACAGAACTAGGGGACTAGGGGGAGAATTGCGGAGAGGAAGAGAGAAGACAGACTAGGAGAAGAGAAGAAGATTGTTACCTGGTCGCGGGTGGCCCAAGTCGAGCGTGGTGGCCGGAGAAAGTGTGTGCAGTGGTGAAGGTAATGGGAGGATGttcccggggggggggggggggaggaggtGAACCGGAAAGGGGCAAAAATGTCATTGTACCTATGAAAGTTTTCTATTTTATAATCCCACCTAAATTCCTATAagttatttttatataaaatcttaaatattCTTAGTGAAATTTCTGACTCCGTCACTCGCGACATGAATAATAATGATTTATATTACCTAATCTAACTTGCTTAAAATCGAGActtaatattattgttatttatgTTGTTTTTAGGTTATCATGGAGTTCCCGTGAAAGTTCTGGAAACATAAAGGAGACATGTTATAGGCAGGGACGGTTAAAGCCCAAAGCAACTAAAGCAagtatcatatatatatatatatatatatatatatatatatattataaaaattgTTATAATTTAAGTTGGTATTATGTGACATGATTAATTCTTGTACGAACGTTATATGAATTTTTGGAATAGTGCAATGTATAAATTCACTATTTTTGCTTCTTCTAATAAGCGATCAAAAATTCTAAAAGATAGTGTATCTAACCTAACTCTTAAATCATCATCTCAAACATGTCAGAAAGTCGTATCAAAACTAAGATTTCAAGCTCCACAAATATGAGATATTTAAATAAGTAGAAGCTTATTgggatccaaaaattaaaaatgaAGCTATTTGTTCAACATATGAGTTTGaaatttttgagttttaattAGGCATGACTATTTTTTTGgtatatttttcaaagaaaaaaatTTGATTGAACCACCTTCGTTCAAGCTAGCTTCGCCTTGCGCATAATGTACATTTTAATATTAATAGAGtatttttatgaaaaataaatacGAAACGCTATGGTGGTCTCTCTTCAACAAGAGTTCGGATCGAACAGAAGAGCTGGAGACTTACTAATAGACCAAGGAAGAAAATTCAGCCCGATTAGAACAAACTATTATGAGTGGGAAGCCCTTAGTGTGAAGTTGATTTACGAAAATACCCATAAAATTTTGATTGACTATTTTGgccttcttcaaaaaaaaaattctattatactttatatttatttttatttaattttttaaggcATTTCATATCAgccttttattttagttttcttttttatTCCTTCCCACTGACAATTTTGTTTTTGGTCTTTGCTATTGTTATTGCTATATTTCTTGCTTTTGTTATTTGGTAAAAATGTTTCCTCTTGCAGTCACTTCATCTGCTGCAATTTTGTCTCTTGAGTGCAAGGGATGAAGTATAAATTATAGGTTCAAAATGCATCTTGAGTTGTCCTTTTGACAATTTCTTTTGCATGGGATCATGACCATTACTAAAATCatatttctctttttattttggtAAGTAACAGTttatctcttcttcttttttaaagttATTTACTGCTTCTTtctatttatcattatttattcttGAAGGAATTCTACAAAGAtattctctcattttttcttGATACTAAAATTAAGGGAAGAGTTATTTTTTTCCAATGTAATTTACTTCTAGGTAGATATGGCCCTTGCGGGAAGAAATGAAACTGTAATGTTATTGTTTGATAATGTTTCTTGTAGATGCGTATTGGAAGAAATTTAAAGTTATTATTTGTGACAATATATACAATATGGTTTAGCAATATTTGTTATACTTTATTGATATAAGAGTGTTCTTCTCGAGCTTTCTATACTTcttgtcaaaaaaaaaagaatcatcaCAAAATATATACCATCTTGAAATATTTGTACTAATGGATTTATACCATCTTGAAATATTTGTACTAATTAGCATGGGATACACGTGCAAGGCACATGTCAAGAAACTAATATTGTAGTAAAGAAGAAGATAGTAGTAAGAAATTAAAGTAAAATTCTCAAGAGATTACACCGAAAGGAGCTTAATTGATACAATGAGCCAAACTGTTGGAGATCTCGAGGATCTTACTTGAATATCAAATAATGcaaattataaattaaaaatagcaCACAACAAGAGAAGCCGACCTTTGGGGAAAACGCACATAAGAATTTGGGAGAGAAAATAGAAATACTTCATATATGAAGATGAAAAGGATCTATAAATCAAGGAAATGGTGAAAATTGATTGAAGTGAATGATATGATCAATATTAGTAGTAGGTTGCTGGGGAGGTGAAACATAGGTGGCAGATTGCTCGTATTTTACAGGTGGTGAAGGTGAGGCATAAAcgggagtttgcttataatagtTCGTTGGTGGTGGAGGTGAGTAGTATGATGGCGATTTTTCATAAGTCTTTGGTAGAGATGGTAAGTTGTAAGTTATAGGTGATTGCTCGTAGTATTTTGGTGGAGGTGGAGGAGATTTGTAGGAAGATGTAGATTCTTTATAGTATGGTGGAGGTGGAGATTTATAATTGATTGGTGATTGTTAATAGTATTTTGGTGGTGGTGGAGGAGAACTGTATGACCACAGTTGCTCATAGTATTTTGATGGGGGTGGAGGTGACTTGTAATAAGGTGATTGCTCATAGTATGTTGGAAGAGGTGGAGGTGACTCGTAATACGAAGGTGATTTCTCATAATAAGTTGGTGGTGGTGGAGATTTATAGTAAACTCGAGATTTGTAATATTTTTGTGGTGCCGATGACTTATAATATTTAGAGGGAGCAGGCGATTTATAGTATTTTGCTGGGGATGGTGACTTGTAATACTTTGCAGGTGATAGCGCTTTGTAGTACTTTGTTGGTGATGGCGACTTGTAGTAGTTCTTTGAAGGAGCTAGCGACTTGTAGTATTTTGCGGGAGCTGGCGACATGTAGTATTTTGCGGGAGCTGGCGATTTGTAGTACTTTGCGGGAGATGGCGATTTGTAGTATTTTACAGGAGATGACGAGTTGCAATATTTTACGGGAGCTGGCGAGTTGTAATATTTTACGAGAGTTGAAGATTTGTAGTATTTTGCGGGAGCTGGTGTTGCAAACAAAATAATATTCAATTGTTTGCGACGGATTCCGTCGGAAACTAAATAAAATTTGATTTTTAATGATTAATTTCAGACTGATTCGGttggaaaattttaaaaaaattaatattcaatAGTTTTCGACGGATTCCAtcagaaaacaaataaaatttaatttttaattattaatttcCGACTGATTTAGTCGGAAATgatacatttatattatttaattttaaataaataattattttatttgttttaatatgaCTGATTCAGTTGGTAAATTTCAACCACTTTGGTCGGAAACGTGAAATATTTGTTCGTCTGACCTTTTTAAATTTGCGACCACTTCGGTCAGAAATCACCGACGGTTTTGGTCGGAAATTGTTTTCCGACCAACGTTTTTCCAACCGATCAATTTTGGTCGGAAAGCAGTCGGAAATACGTGATTTCTGACCGATTTCCGACCATTTTGGCGGTCGGAAATTTGCCATTTTTCAGTAGTGTATTCATCATATTACGCTCTTTACAATGCTCAAATTTTATCCCCTTAAAGATGAAAAACACAGCTATTCTAATTGTACTCCCCAAATAAAAAATAAACGCGTGTAATCTTCTAGAACCCTTCTTAGCCCTTCTCCTATGGACCAAAATGGAAAAAGCTAAACTtaaggattaaaaat
The Nicotiana sylvestris chromosome 11, ASM39365v2, whole genome shotgun sequence DNA segment above includes these coding regions:
- the LOC104236899 gene encoding extensin-2-like: MTSLGKLGQLPLLVTALVICFIASTVVADYSYGYASPSPSYTSKKYYKSPSPPKYSVPTPYYKSPAIAKHYYKSPSPAKYYKSPAPVKYYKSPAPTKYYKSPAPAKYYKAPTLAKYYKAPAPAKYYKSPAHSKNYYKSPTPVKYYKSPATSKNYYKSPSHAKYYKAPAPAKYYKAPAPAKYHKSPTPAKYYKSSAPSKNYYKSPAPVKYYKSPSPAKYYKSPAPSKYYKSPPPPKYYKSPVYYKSPPPPTYYEKSPSYYKSPPPPPTYYEQSPKSPPPPPKYYEQSQSSYKSPPPPPKYYGQPLSYNSPPPPPKYYEQSPINYKSPPPPYYKESTPSYKSPPPPPKYYEQSPITYDLPSLPKINEKLPSYYSPPPPTNYYKQTPAYASPPPPAKYEQSATHASPPPATYY
- the LOC104236898 gene encoding pentatricopeptide repeat-containing protein At1g05600; its protein translation is MGIRWPRVLTPKQLSQIIQSQKNPLKALQLFDEAKFKYPTYHHNGPVYGTMINILGRSGRTAEMKRVINQMKDDSCECHDSIFVSAISSYAQAGLTNEAMSLFKSLPEFNCIDWTRSLNTLLEILVEESKLESVYQLFLENSCRWEVKSRAYFLNLLMNVLCKLKRSDLALHIFQEMSYQNCYPNKESYRILMRGLCEEKRLNEATHLLYSMFWRISQKGSGEDVVVYRTLLEALCDNEEGEEAISILGKVLRKGLKAPKRCYKQIDHFRCQNGADTEDMKVLINEALIRGIVPSSDSYSAMAIDFYAEGKIDEGNKVLKEMHHRGFKPSVWIYEAKVSALCRDGQVDEAVVVIDSEMMQKNCVPNIKLYNGVIKGLCHERKSTSAVKYLERMSRQVGCAPNYETYETLVDGLCKDGKYVEASKILEQMSSNSFWPRVETLNSLIKGLCQVGDLHTAIMCLEDMISLASTPNIQVWQSLLETICCENSGIEKQLQTLL